The following are encoded together in the Tripterygium wilfordii isolate XIE 37 chromosome 18, ASM1340144v1, whole genome shotgun sequence genome:
- the LOC119984120 gene encoding protein FANTASTIC FOUR 3-like, which translates to MSSSVCQGGLQSCLDFNFFNTPPLRPCLTDSEVHKEQNNMKSNDNIDMGGWSFLQSLNNSSEIKNKEAIENEKVYVHPLHTRSSSCKLSAKSLEMCTETLGSETGSNCSESSDEILFTSTLEQLENRESSPPKYYKNRVTEKRMKRSASFPPPLTSIRGTSGVQLRTHREGGRLVIKAESVSCCHTYFQAERSDGRLRLRLLQNCSPNFTRDEDEEGDVDTTETETREIEKEKTIVDVEETEETEKESSVKVKGEMGLKKLSMTSRCKESEHRRKGLLNWEPFCVAS; encoded by the coding sequence ATGTCATCAAGCGTCTGTCAAGGTGGTTTACAATCATGTCTGGATTTCAATTTCTTCAATACTCCTCCTCTCAGGCCCTGCCTCACTGACTCTGAAGTCCACAAGGAACAGAACAACATGAAAAGCAATGACAATATTGACATGGGTGGATGGAGTTTTCTCCAATCGCTCAACAACTCATCCGAAATCAAGAACAAAGAAGCAATTGAGAACGAAAAAGTGTACGTCCATCCCCTCCATACCCGCTCTTCGTCTTGTAAGCTTAGCGCAAAGAGCTTAGAAATGTGCACTGAAACCCTTGGAAGCGAAACCGGTAGTAACTGCAGCGAAAGCAGCGACGAGATTCTTTTCACTTCAAcactcgaacaacttgaaaatCGTGAGTCGTCGCCACCAAAGTATTACAAAAATCGGGTGACTGAGAAAAGAATGAAACGTAGTGCTAGCTTTCCGCCTCCATTAACTTCAATTAGGGGAACAAGTGGTGTCCAATTGAGGACTCACAGAGAGGGCGGACGTTTAGTAATAAAAGCTGAATCTGTTTCTTGTTGCCATACATACTTTCAAGCCGAGCGCAGCGATGGACGTCTTAGGCTTCGTCTACTGCAAAATTGCTCTCCTAATTTTACCCGTGATGaagacgaagaaggagatgttGATACAACTGAAACTGAAACTCGAGAAATCGAAAAGGAAAAAACTATTGTCGATGTTGAAGAAACAGAGGAAACAGAGAAGGAAAGTAGTGTTAAAGTGAAAGGTGAAATGGGATTGAAGAAGCTGTCAATGACAAGTAGGTGCAAGGAAAGTGAGCATCGGAGGAAAGGGTTGCTTAATTGGGAACCCTTTTGTGTGGCTTCTTAA